In one window of Halomarina pelagica DNA:
- a CDS encoding glycosyltransferase — protein sequence MAGSGETGGTLSAVTTAVPGGRLSGVLTGVALGVGSLVVGGYLLPSWLLLGCGVVVAAVGSVLLASRRWVAAFDRLFGRRCTTPVWLLLSVGVVSALSLALYRIGQLAYDTAVWTGVLGVSISILVTTALSSRRGSVGRSRYRLPAWTLVVGLGATGCVAWGFVRTGSPTGAVFFAAFAVFFLYVWFVVPLAIYQRNGTDEAPPPVEPYPTVSVIVPAYNEEGYVGRCIDHVLASDYPEERREVLVVDDGSTDGTYEEAVRRAGPGVTVHSKPNGGKHEALNDGLERTTGDVVVIVDADSFVEPDALSNVVGTFQAAPETGGLASDVRVRNRRDGVTRLQTLEYVLGINTFRRAFDVFGAVPVVPGCLGAFRREALADAGGYDGDTLTEDFDVTVKVLKAGWDVRQTPGTVWTEAPYSWRDLYRQRLRWNRGNVEVLLKHRDVFFGDGTRYLHRLVFPFYLLTLLLVPFVSVAVLAAVGVSLASGHAAAVAGMLAYFLFLGCLLSVLALRLTGESVRLVPYFVPLVTVYPLFQAGVIAMSVLDVLRNADRRWASVSRWAQEATADRASPDGDASGGGSRH from the coding sequence ATGGCGGGTAGCGGAGAAACGGGGGGGACGCTCTCGGCGGTTACGACCGCAGTTCCCGGTGGACGCCTCTCCGGAGTCCTGACGGGCGTCGCGCTCGGCGTCGGGTCGTTGGTCGTCGGCGGGTACCTCCTCCCGTCGTGGCTCTTGCTGGGTTGTGGCGTCGTCGTCGCCGCGGTCGGGTCCGTGTTGCTCGCCTCGCGGCGTTGGGTCGCCGCGTTCGACCGCCTGTTCGGCCGACGGTGTACGACGCCGGTCTGGCTCTTGCTCTCGGTCGGCGTCGTCTCGGCGCTCTCGTTGGCCCTCTACCGTATCGGACAACTGGCCTACGACACGGCCGTCTGGACGGGGGTGCTCGGCGTCTCGATCTCGATTCTGGTGACCACGGCGCTCTCGAGTCGGCGCGGATCGGTCGGTCGGTCGCGCTACCGGCTCCCCGCCTGGACGCTGGTCGTCGGCCTCGGCGCGACCGGCTGCGTGGCGTGGGGGTTCGTTCGGACGGGGTCACCGACGGGGGCCGTGTTCTTCGCGGCGTTCGCGGTGTTCTTCCTCTACGTCTGGTTCGTCGTTCCGCTGGCGATCTACCAGCGGAACGGGACGGACGAGGCCCCGCCCCCCGTCGAACCGTACCCGACGGTGAGCGTCATCGTTCCCGCGTACAACGAGGAGGGGTACGTCGGGCGCTGTATCGACCACGTCCTCGCCTCCGACTACCCCGAGGAGCGCCGCGAGGTGCTCGTCGTCGACGACGGGAGCACCGACGGGACGTACGAGGAGGCCGTGCGCCGCGCCGGTCCCGGCGTGACCGTCCACAGCAAGCCGAACGGCGGGAAACACGAGGCGCTGAACGACGGGCTCGAACGGACGACCGGCGACGTCGTCGTCATCGTCGACGCCGACAGTTTCGTCGAACCGGACGCGTTGTCGAACGTCGTCGGGACGTTCCAGGCCGCCCCCGAGACAGGGGGGCTCGCGAGCGACGTGAGGGTGCGCAATCGACGCGACGGCGTCACCCGCCTCCAGACGCTGGAGTACGTCCTCGGTATCAACACGTTCCGGCGGGCCTTCGACGTCTTCGGCGCGGTTCCGGTGGTCCCCGGCTGTCTCGGCGCGTTCCGCCGCGAGGCCCTCGCGGACGCCGGGGGGTACGACGGCGACACGCTCACCGAGGACTTCGACGTCACGGTCAAGGTGTTGAAGGCGGGGTGGGACGTCAGACAGACCCCAGGGACGGTATGGACCGAAGCACCCTACTCATGGAGGGATCTCTACCGCCAGCGACTCCGCTGGAACCGCGGAAACGTCGAGGTCCTCCTCAAACACCGCGACGTGTTCTTCGGCGACGGGACGCGCTACCTCCACCGACTCGTCTTCCCGTTCTACCTCCTCACGCTGCTGCTGGTCCCGTTCGTGAGCGTCGCGGTGCTCGCGGCGGTCGGCGTCAGCCTCGCCAGCGGCCACGCCGCCGCGGTCGCGGGGATGCTGGCGTACTTCCTGTTCCTCGGCTGCCTGCTGTCGGTGCTCGCGCTCCGTCTGACGGGAGAGAGCGTCAGGCTCGTACCGTACTTCGTCCCGCTGGTCACCGTGTACCCGCTGTTCCAGGCGGGCGTCATCGCGATGAGCGTCCTCGACGTCCTCCGGAACGCGGACCGCCGGTGGGCGAGCGTCAGCCGCTGGGCGCAGGAGGCGACGGCGGATCGCGCGTCCCCCGACGGCGACGCTTCGGGGGGCGGATCGCGGCACTGA
- a CDS encoding glycoside hydrolase family 26 protein: MNRRTLLGLGGGALGTVLGGTRLYAAMNDRTTDARSDGSGAASSTPPSDTPSENSGEDAPDAHRFETRDGNVLLGVSPETVASVPLSALERWQGRRNAAIGAFVDVGVPDERRRDVVDGLLTPIWERGSVPHVVWQPYVGAHEATPPTIARDIAAGRHDRTFERWADALDRWLRPDGAPDRRLYLNFAPEMNGDWVPWDASDGETTPSDYVEMWRRVRDVVEGTGVGDDHVQWVWAVNHVGRTAHPIEAFYPGDDYADWCGVHGYNWARWGGWKSPAELYDDALDAVASFTDNPTVLSEYGCSSAVDGGHDPARKGEWIREAFDYVEKRDVRMALWFNYDKETDWAVFGGSRGTEVFDHDGETYNAYEEYRRAVNREGVLPAYAGHPRRLTDEEFRGEF, translated from the coding sequence GTGAACAGACGGACACTCCTCGGACTCGGCGGCGGCGCGCTCGGCACCGTGCTGGGCGGCACTCGGCTCTACGCCGCGATGAACGATCGTACAACGGATGCACGGAGCGACGGTTCGGGCGCGGCTTCGTCGACGCCGCCGTCCGACACGCCGTCGGAGAACTCCGGGGAGGACGCGCCCGACGCCCACCGGTTCGAAACCCGCGACGGGAACGTCCTCCTCGGCGTCTCCCCGGAGACGGTTGCCTCCGTCCCGCTGTCGGCGCTCGAACGGTGGCAGGGGCGGCGCAACGCCGCGATCGGCGCGTTCGTCGACGTCGGTGTCCCCGACGAACGGCGGCGGGACGTCGTCGACGGCCTGTTGACCCCGATCTGGGAGCGCGGGAGCGTCCCTCACGTCGTCTGGCAGCCGTACGTCGGGGCGCACGAGGCGACGCCGCCGACGATCGCCCGGGACATCGCCGCGGGTCGCCACGACCGGACGTTCGAACGGTGGGCGGACGCGCTCGACCGCTGGCTCCGACCGGACGGCGCGCCCGACCGCAGGCTCTATCTCAACTTCGCGCCGGAGATGAACGGCGACTGGGTGCCCTGGGACGCCTCGGACGGCGAGACGACGCCGTCCGACTACGTCGAGATGTGGCGCAGGGTCCGCGACGTCGTGGAGGGAACGGGAGTCGGCGACGACCACGTCCAGTGGGTCTGGGCCGTGAACCACGTCGGGCGCACGGCCCACCCCATCGAGGCGTTCTACCCGGGCGACGACTACGCCGACTGGTGCGGGGTCCACGGCTACAACTGGGCGCGCTGGGGCGGGTGGAAGTCGCCCGCGGAACTCTACGACGACGCCCTCGACGCCGTCGCCTCGTTCACCGACAACCCGACGGTCCTCTCGGAGTACGGCTGTTCGTCCGCGGTCGACGGTGGCCACGACCCCGCGAGGAAGGGCGAGTGGATCCGCGAGGCGTTCGACTACGTCGAGAAGCGGGACGTCCGGATGGCGCTCTGGTTCAACTACGACAAGGAGACCGACTGGGCGGTGTTCGGTGGGTCGCGAGGGACGGAGGTGTTCGACCACGACGGGGAGACGTACAACGCCTACGAGGAGTACCGGAGGGCGGTCAACCGCGAGGGGGTCCTGCCGGCGTACGCCGGCCACCCGCGGCGACTGACCGACGAGGAGTTCCGGGGGGAGTTCTGA
- a CDS encoding helix-turn-helix domain-containing protein, translating into MYQAELHLQQEKECVLTDLAREVDAPLDIEIEELHDHNVTFVLHAGERADSWYDRLAAADAVHHLDRLDDEALLVTKHSCGAYAAVSKNHGVLRRVNRIGPRQRVYHVLVFNREDLKAIIEEFRSIGLVTLGQLTEFGGATSSLTTRQREVIETALEAGYFRWPREVTSEELAADLGISRPTFLEHLRKAEATLLTQLLDESDGRTRW; encoded by the coding sequence GTGTATCAGGCCGAACTACACCTACAGCAGGAGAAGGAGTGCGTCCTCACCGACCTCGCGCGCGAGGTGGACGCGCCGCTCGACATCGAGATCGAGGAGCTGCACGACCACAACGTCACGTTCGTCCTGCACGCGGGCGAGCGCGCCGACTCGTGGTACGACCGCCTCGCGGCGGCCGACGCCGTCCACCACCTCGACCGACTCGACGACGAGGCGCTGCTGGTCACCAAGCACTCCTGTGGCGCGTACGCCGCCGTCTCGAAGAACCACGGCGTCCTCCGTCGGGTGAACCGCATCGGTCCGCGCCAGCGCGTCTACCACGTCCTCGTCTTCAACCGCGAGGACCTGAAGGCGATCATCGAGGAGTTCCGCTCGATCGGGCTGGTCACGCTCGGCCAGCTGACGGAGTTCGGCGGCGCGACCTCGTCGCTCACGACCCGCCAGCGCGAGGTGATCGAGACGGCGCTGGAGGCGGGCTACTTCCGGTGGCCCCGGGAGGTCACGAGCGAGGAACTCGCCGCCGACCTCGGCATCAGCCGACCGACGTTCCTCGAACACCTTCGGAAGGCCGAGGCGACCCTCCTCACGCAACTCCTCGACGAGAGCGACGGCCGGACGCGGTGGTAG
- a CDS encoding LeuA family protein, with amino-acid sequence MYLADVTLREGDQMPGRDYGEGAKVRAGRALDRLGVDAIQAGFPVTGEKDVRVIERLAAECEADVVALARAVPGDVDAALDAEADVIEVFGPVSDLQLEYALGTSRESMLEKFDAALDRVRDGGATPHLTLVDAFRTEREHLLDAFDRYADVPMITLADTVGARTPASLRGDLDALAERVDLSRAGVHLHDDLGCATANALAAHEAGVGKADVSVASLGERAGNPALEEVVVAGVVEYGKSFGVAAAELVPACREVLDALGESVPPRKAILGSEVTEHESGIHTAAMLREPRAFEPFDPGDFGGERRLVFGGGTGRSGARQLLERAGAPTDDGTVAAYLDRLAAEGPLDTREALELARREFA; translated from the coding sequence ATGTACCTCGCCGACGTCACCCTCCGCGAGGGCGACCAGATGCCGGGTCGGGACTACGGCGAGGGGGCGAAGGTACGGGCCGGCCGCGCGCTCGACCGCCTGGGCGTGGACGCGATCCAGGCCGGCTTCCCGGTCACCGGCGAGAAGGACGTGCGGGTGATCGAACGTCTCGCCGCCGAGTGCGAGGCGGACGTCGTCGCCCTGGCGCGGGCCGTGCCGGGCGACGTGGACGCCGCACTCGACGCCGAGGCCGACGTGATCGAGGTGTTCGGTCCCGTCTCCGACCTCCAGCTCGAGTACGCCCTCGGGACCTCCCGCGAGTCGATGCTGGAGAAGTTCGACGCCGCGCTCGACCGGGTGCGCGACGGCGGCGCGACCCCGCACCTCACGCTCGTCGACGCCTTCCGCACGGAGCGCGAGCACCTGCTCGACGCGTTCGACCGCTACGCCGACGTGCCGATGATCACCCTCGCGGACACGGTCGGCGCGCGGACGCCCGCCTCGCTCCGGGGCGACCTCGACGCGCTCGCCGAGCGCGTGGACCTCTCGCGCGCGGGCGTCCACCTCCACGACGACCTCGGCTGCGCGACGGCGAACGCGCTCGCGGCCCACGAGGCCGGCGTCGGCAAGGCCGACGTGTCGGTCGCCTCGCTGGGCGAGCGCGCGGGCAACCCCGCGCTGGAGGAGGTCGTCGTCGCGGGCGTCGTCGAGTACGGGAAGTCCTTCGGCGTCGCCGCCGCGGAACTCGTCCCCGCCTGTCGCGAGGTGCTGGACGCGCTCGGCGAGTCGGTCCCGCCTCGGAAGGCGATCCTCGGCTCCGAGGTGACCGAGCACGAGTCCGGCATCCACACCGCCGCGATGCTGCGCGAGCCGCGCGCGTTCGAGCCGTTCGACCCCGGCGACTTCGGCGGCGAGCGCCGTCTCGTCTTCGGCGGCGGGACGGGGCGGTCGGGCGCGCGCCAGCTACTCGAGCGGGCCGGCGCGCCGACGGACGACGGGACGGTCGCCGCCTACCTCGACCGACTCGCCGCCGAGGGACCGCTCGACACCCGGGAGGCGCTCGAGTTGGCGCGACGCGAGTTCGCCTGA
- a CDS encoding CaiB/BaiF CoA transferase family protein: MVEARTRAGPLDGLRIVDCSGMISGGFATTQLADFGADVVFVEHPEYRDPLREWPPFEDGVSLWWKSIGRNKRCVTLDLSSEEGRELLLDLIADADVFFENFRPGTIEKWDLAPGTLHERNPGLVIVRLSGYGQTGPRAEKPGFGTVAEGISGFAHANGFPDREPLLPPISLADLTAATFAVQATMFALFEREVGRGGSGEGQVVDVSLYEPLFRLFVGDVEAYDRQGLVAERTGNRHPNTAPRNVYETEDGHMTLSASNQRIFERVAEAIDRPDIVEDERFATNDRRVENVEALDAIIESWTRERTTAEAIERMEAADAIVGPVYDIADVFEDEQYAAREDIVEVDDPDVGPLRTAATIPKFSRTPGAVAHLGAGHGEHNEAVFLEELGLDEATYADLRERGIV; this comes from the coding sequence ATGGTCGAGGCACGCACACGAGCGGGTCCGCTCGACGGGCTCCGAATCGTCGACTGTTCAGGGATGATAAGCGGCGGGTTCGCGACGACGCAGCTCGCGGACTTCGGCGCGGACGTGGTGTTCGTCGAACACCCCGAGTACCGCGACCCGCTGCGCGAGTGGCCCCCGTTCGAGGACGGCGTCTCGCTCTGGTGGAAGTCCATCGGTCGCAACAAGCGCTGCGTCACGCTCGATCTGAGCAGCGAGGAGGGCCGCGAACTCCTGCTCGACCTGATCGCCGACGCCGACGTCTTCTTCGAGAACTTCCGGCCGGGCACCATCGAGAAGTGGGACCTCGCCCCCGGGACGCTCCACGAGCGCAACCCCGGGCTGGTGATCGTCCGGCTGTCGGGCTACGGTCAGACCGGCCCCCGCGCCGAGAAACCGGGGTTTGGGACGGTCGCGGAGGGAATCTCCGGGTTCGCCCACGCCAACGGGTTCCCCGACCGCGAGCCGCTGCTCCCGCCGATCTCGCTGGCCGACCTCACGGCGGCCACCTTCGCCGTCCAGGCGACGATGTTCGCGCTGTTCGAGCGGGAGGTCGGCCGCGGCGGCAGCGGCGAGGGGCAGGTGGTGGACGTGAGCCTCTACGAGCCGCTCTTCCGGCTGTTCGTCGGCGACGTCGAGGCCTACGACAGGCAGGGCCTCGTCGCAGAGCGGACGGGGAACCGCCACCCGAACACCGCCCCGCGCAACGTCTACGAGACGGAGGACGGCCACATGACGCTCTCCGCGTCGAACCAGCGGATCTTCGAGCGCGTCGCCGAGGCCATCGACCGCCCGGACATCGTCGAGGACGAGCGCTTCGCCACCAACGACCGGCGCGTCGAGAACGTCGAGGCGCTCGACGCGATCATCGAGTCGTGGACGCGCGAGCGCACCACGGCGGAGGCCATAGAGCGCATGGAGGCCGCCGACGCCATCGTCGGCCCCGTCTACGACATCGCCGACGTCTTCGAGGACGAGCAGTACGCCGCCCGCGAGGACATCGTCGAGGTCGACGACCCGGACGTCGGCCCCCTGAGGACCGCCGCGACGATCCCGAAGTTCTCGCGGACGCCGGGCGCGGTGGCGCACCTCGGGGCGGGCCACGGCGAGCACAACGAGGCGGTCTTCCTGGAGGAACTGGGCCTCGACGAGGCGACCTACGCGGACCTCAGAGAGCGGGGGATCGTCTGA
- a CDS encoding LSM domain-containing protein — protein sequence MTGRPLDVLEESLGSDVTVHLKGGEVFSGELAGYDQHMNLVIEEEEDITIIRGDNVVSITP from the coding sequence ATGACCGGACGACCCCTCGACGTGCTCGAAGAGTCCCTCGGAAGCGACGTCACCGTCCACCTGAAGGGCGGCGAGGTCTTCAGCGGCGAACTCGCGGGCTACGACCAGCACATGAACCTCGTGATCGAGGAGGAGGAAGACATAACCATTATACGCGGCGATAACGTCGTCTCGATCACTCCATGA
- a CDS encoding 50S ribosomal protein L37e codes for MTGAGTPSQGKKNKTTHVKCRRCGKKSYHVKKKVCSSCGFGKSAKRREYAWQSKAGE; via the coding sequence ATGACTGGCGCAGGAACCCCCTCCCAAGGGAAGAAGAACAAGACGACGCACGTGAAGTGCCGTCGCTGTGGGAAGAAGTCCTACCACGTGAAGAAGAAGGTCTGCTCGTCGTGCGGCTTCGGCAAGTCCGCCAAGCGCCGCGAGTACGCCTGGCAGTCGAAGGCCGGCGAGTAA
- the purF gene encoding amidophosphoribosyltransferase → MTAGWTEGPTEKCGVVGVSLADRDAARPLYYALYALQHRGQESAGIVTHDGFQQYDHVGMGLVGDAFSEGDLDGLRGRVGIGHVRYPTAGSVDSSCAQPFSVSFKSGSLGLSHNGNLVNAEEVRDDLEGLGHAFTSDGDTEVIAHDLARNLLDGDLIRAVRRTMDRVHGSYALTIMHDDTVVGLRDPEGNRPLCLGRLEDGYVLASESAAIDVLDGELIRDVRPGELVVLEPDGSGYETYRLVERERTAHCFFEHVYFARPDSVIDGKLVYEVRRELGRLLWEESGIETDVVMPVPDSGRAFASGYAEAASEARGDADDADGDGAGIEFAEGLMKNRYVGRTFIMPTQDARERAVKLKLNPIRSTVEGRTVTLVDDSIVRGTTSDQLVQLLYEAGAEEVHMRIGAPPIVAPCYMGINMATREELIASERTVEEIRERIDADSLAYLSIDAVAEALSRSRADLCLGCVTGEYPYDIEGEATDRDVNRPVIGGEATGAGD, encoded by the coding sequence ATGACCGCAGGGTGGACGGAGGGGCCGACGGAGAAGTGCGGCGTCGTCGGCGTCTCCCTCGCCGACCGCGACGCCGCCCGACCGCTCTACTACGCGCTCTACGCGCTCCAGCACCGCGGCCAGGAGTCGGCGGGGATCGTCACCCACGACGGCTTTCAGCAGTACGACCACGTCGGGATGGGCCTCGTCGGCGACGCCTTCTCGGAGGGCGACCTCGACGGCCTCCGCGGGCGGGTGGGCATCGGCCACGTGCGCTACCCGACGGCGGGGAGCGTCGACAGCTCCTGCGCCCAGCCGTTCTCCGTCTCGTTCAAGAGCGGGTCGCTCGGCCTCTCGCACAACGGCAACCTCGTCAACGCCGAGGAGGTCCGCGACGACCTCGAGGGGCTGGGCCACGCGTTCACGAGCGACGGCGACACGGAGGTGATCGCCCACGACCTCGCGCGGAACCTGCTCGACGGCGACCTCATCCGGGCCGTCCGGCGCACCATGGACCGCGTCCACGGCTCGTACGCGCTGACCATCATGCACGACGACACCGTCGTCGGCCTGCGCGACCCGGAGGGGAACCGCCCGCTCTGCCTCGGGAGGCTGGAGGACGGCTACGTGCTGGCCTCCGAGTCGGCCGCCATCGACGTGCTCGACGGGGAACTGATCCGCGACGTGCGCCCCGGCGAACTCGTCGTCCTCGAACCGGACGGCTCGGGCTACGAGACCTACCGGCTCGTCGAGCGCGAGCGCACGGCCCACTGCTTCTTCGAGCACGTCTACTTCGCCCGGCCGGACTCCGTCATCGACGGGAAACTCGTCTACGAGGTGCGCCGCGAACTCGGCCGCCTGCTCTGGGAGGAGTCCGGCATCGAGACCGACGTGGTGATGCCCGTCCCGGACTCCGGGCGGGCGTTCGCCTCGGGATACGCGGAGGCCGCGAGCGAGGCGCGAGGCGACGCGGACGACGCCGACGGGGACGGAGCGGGCATCGAGTTCGCGGAGGGGCTGATGAAGAACCGCTACGTCGGCCGGACGTTCATCATGCCGACGCAGGACGCCCGCGAGCGCGCCGTCAAGCTCAAGCTGAACCCCATCCGCTCGACCGTCGAGGGGCGGACGGTGACGCTCGTCGACGACAGCATCGTCCGCGGGACCACCTCCGATCAGCTGGTCCAACTCCTCTACGAGGCGGGCGCGGAGGAGGTCCACATGCGCATCGGCGCGCCGCCCATCGTCGCGCCCTGCTACATGGGCATCAACATGGCCACCCGGGAGGAACTCATCGCCTCCGAGCGGACCGTCGAGGAGATCCGCGAGCGCATCGACGCCGACAGCCTCGCGTACCTCTCGATCGACGCCGTCGCGGAGGCGCTCTCCCGCTCGCGCGCCGACCTCTGTCTCGGCTGCGTCACCGGCGAGTACCCCTACGACATCGAGGGCGAGGCGACCGACCGCGACGTGAACCGGCCCGTGATCGGCGGCGAGGCCACCGGCGCGGGCGACTGA
- a CDS encoding S8 family peptidase encodes MTNVLVYLSNRPEFLYRQDCTVLETYSFGDGVEAAAYVDVPDDADLLDDERVVGVEEPMTVEPLYEPAFVSEDPDDVATIEDVRRLHRVPVGEGTGAGVTVVVMDTGIDPSHPVFDDVSISRVDVTGDGSGDAVGHGTAVAGQVTRLAPEADLVSLRIFGEEGQTATNVVLRAYEWLHANVDRYDVVNMSWGGRKRSPNLDRVHDALVEKGVRDVVAAGNSGARSGSPATADRAFSVGACTVEGRMAEFSSYNPEGDNPDVTAIGKDNRLAQATGTTLGTDLPGRWVKASGTSFAAPEVAGMVAKLLSLRETPPVTVMRAFEASARDVPDQPRDGAGLADYRGALEAVRSGELGDREGADGLGDRAVVARLGERTMAVLDGEEIPEGEYAVEYGEGDGEWAVRFRRADDGRDGGA; translated from the coding sequence ATGACGAACGTACTCGTATACCTCTCGAACCGGCCGGAGTTCCTCTACCGGCAGGACTGCACCGTGCTCGAAACGTACTCCTTCGGCGACGGGGTCGAAGCGGCGGCGTACGTCGACGTTCCGGACGACGCCGACCTGCTCGACGACGAGCGAGTCGTCGGCGTCGAGGAGCCGATGACGGTCGAACCGCTCTACGAACCGGCGTTCGTGAGCGAGGATCCCGACGACGTGGCGACCATCGAGGACGTGCGCCGGTTGCACCGCGTTCCGGTCGGCGAGGGGACCGGCGCGGGCGTCACCGTGGTCGTGATGGACACCGGAATCGACCCGAGCCATCCGGTCTTCGACGACGTGTCGATCAGCCGGGTCGACGTGACCGGCGACGGGTCGGGCGACGCGGTCGGCCACGGGACGGCCGTCGCGGGGCAGGTGACCCGTCTCGCGCCCGAGGCCGACCTCGTCTCGCTTCGCATCTTCGGCGAGGAGGGCCAGACGGCGACGAACGTCGTCCTCCGGGCCTACGAGTGGCTCCACGCGAACGTCGACCGCTACGACGTGGTGAACATGTCCTGGGGCGGCCGGAAGCGCTCGCCGAACCTGGATCGCGTTCACGACGCGCTCGTCGAGAAGGGGGTGCGCGACGTGGTCGCCGCGGGCAACTCGGGGGCGCGGTCGGGGAGTCCCGCGACCGCCGACCGCGCGTTCAGCGTGGGGGCCTGCACCGTCGAGGGCCGGATGGCCGAGTTCTCCTCGTACAACCCGGAGGGCGACAACCCGGACGTCACGGCCATCGGGAAGGACAACCGCCTCGCGCAGGCGACGGGGACGACGCTCGGGACCGACCTCCCCGGTCGGTGGGTGAAGGCCTCGGGCACGTCGTTCGCCGCGCCGGAGGTGGCGGGGATGGTGGCGAAGCTCCTCTCGCTGCGAGAGACGCCGCCCGTCACCGTGATGCGCGCCTTCGAGGCGAGCGCGCGCGACGTCCCGGACCAGCCGCGCGACGGGGCCGGACTCGCGGACTACCGGGGCGCGCTCGAAGCGGTCCGATCGGGGGAACTGGGCGACCGGGAGGGGGCCGACGGACTCGGCGACCGGGCGGTCGTGGCGCGCCTCGGCGAGCGGACGATGGCCGTCCTCGACGGCGAGGAGATCCCGGAGGGCGAGTACGCCGTCGAGTACGGCGAGGGCGACGGCGAGTGGGCAGTACGGTTCCGGCGTGCGGACGACGGCAGGGACGGCGGGGCGTAG
- a CDS encoding universal stress protein, producing MYDTILVPTDGSRGAQTAVEEALDLAETFDATVHVLYVVELVYTYDFDPGRLLEQLEREGERATREIAAAGEARGIDVVTAVERGTPHRTIVEYATEHDADLIVMGTHGRRGVRRALLGSVTERVLRLADVSVLVTHRAREGDEADAADAA from the coding sequence ATGTACGACACGATACTCGTCCCGACCGACGGGAGCAGGGGCGCGCAGACGGCGGTCGAGGAGGCGCTCGATCTGGCGGAGACGTTCGACGCGACGGTCCACGTCCTCTACGTCGTCGAACTCGTCTACACGTACGACTTCGACCCGGGCCGCCTGCTCGAACAGCTAGAGCGCGAGGGGGAACGCGCGACGCGGGAGATCGCGGCCGCAGGTGAGGCCCGCGGCATCGACGTGGTCACCGCGGTCGAGCGCGGGACGCCCCACCGAACCATCGTCGAGTACGCCACCGAGCACGACGCGGACCTCATCGTGATGGGGACGCACGGTCGACGCGGCGTCCGCCGCGCGCTGCTCGGCAGCGTCACGGAGCGCGTGCTGCGGCTTGCCGACGTGTCCGTGCTCGTCACGCACCGCGCGCGGGAGGGCGACGAGGCCGACGCGGCCGACGCGGCCTGA